From a region of the Agromyces ramosus genome:
- a CDS encoding ClpP family protease, giving the protein MTSYTIPYVVEKRGNSERSLDVYSRLLSERIVYLGTEIDDGVANVLIAQFLHLASESNDLPISLYLNSPGGSPGAALAVYDTMQHIRPDVATTCVGQAGGPAAVLLAGGAKGQRSILPHGRVILHQPSTQGRGTIPDLIIHADEVVRVRAELEAALAADTGRDAVTLRHDTDRDLILPAAAAVEYGLADHVLTSRVPVGAGMAAALA; this is encoded by the coding sequence ATGACCAGTTACACGATTCCCTATGTCGTCGAGAAGCGCGGCAACAGCGAGCGCTCGCTCGACGTCTACAGCCGGCTGCTCTCCGAGCGCATCGTCTACCTCGGCACCGAGATCGACGACGGCGTCGCGAACGTGCTCATCGCGCAGTTCCTGCACCTCGCGTCGGAGTCGAACGACCTGCCCATCAGCCTCTACCTGAACTCCCCCGGCGGCTCGCCCGGCGCGGCGCTCGCGGTCTACGACACGATGCAGCACATCCGGCCGGATGTCGCGACGACGTGCGTCGGCCAGGCCGGCGGGCCGGCCGCGGTGCTGCTCGCCGGCGGGGCCAAGGGCCAGCGTTCGATCCTGCCGCACGGCCGGGTCATCCTGCACCAGCCCTCGACGCAGGGGCGCGGCACGATCCCCGACCTCATCATCCACGCCGACGAGGTCGTGCGGGTCCGCGCCGAGCTCGAGGCGGCGCTCGCGGCCGACACCGGACGAGATGCCGTGACCCTGCGTCACGACACCGACCGCGACCTCATCCTGCCCGCCGCAGCGGCGGTCGAGTACGGTCTCGCCGACCACGTGCTGACCTCGCGGGTGCCGGTCGGTGCGGGCATGGCCGCGGCGCTCGCGTAG
- a CDS encoding ClpP family protease, with protein sequence MTDHETPPIHPIDAELTRRLFHERIIVLGDELDQQGGNRLIAQLVTLAADDPRRDIRFWINSPGGSVSAMLAIADVMRSIPNDVSTIAVGIAASAGQFLLSAGTKGKRFALPHARILMHQGSAGIGGTAVDVELQADDLRYTRDTVLGLVSEFTGQPVERLAEDSLRDRWYTAGEAVDYGFIDRVADGFGEMHPGVVHPQTGLRVPA encoded by the coding sequence ATGACCGATCACGAGACCCCACCGATCCATCCGATCGACGCCGAGCTGACGAGGCGGCTCTTCCACGAACGCATCATCGTGCTCGGCGACGAGCTCGACCAGCAGGGCGGCAATCGTCTCATCGCGCAGCTCGTCACCCTCGCCGCCGACGACCCACGCCGCGACATCCGCTTCTGGATCAACTCCCCCGGCGGCTCGGTGTCGGCGATGCTCGCGATCGCCGATGTCATGCGGTCGATCCCGAACGACGTGTCGACGATCGCCGTCGGCATCGCGGCGAGCGCCGGCCAGTTCCTGCTGTCTGCGGGCACGAAGGGCAAGCGGTTCGCGCTGCCCCATGCGCGCATCCTCATGCACCAGGGCTCCGCCGGCATCGGCGGCACCGCGGTCGACGTCGAACTGCAGGCCGACGACCTGCGCTACACCCGCGACACCGTGCTCGGACTCGTCTCGGAGTTCACCGGCCAGCCCGTCGAACGCCTCGCGGAGGACTCGCTGCGCGACCGCTGGTACACGGCGGGCGAGGCCGTCGACTACGGCTTCATCGACCGCGTCGCCGACGGCTTCGGCGAGATGCACCCGGGGGTCGTGCACCCCCAGACCGGATTGCGAGTCCCGGCATGA
- a CDS encoding MarR family winged helix-turn-helix transcriptional regulator yields MSSETRWLSTEESAAWVRLVALTELLPNALDTQLLRDAGLTHFEYGALMALAGAPDRTMRMTALAARTNATLPRLSHVARRLEERGLIRRFPCPEDRRATNATVTDAGLDLIAQAAPGHVETVRSSVLDVLSPEQLGQLYEIAGAVLTRLDPDERLTATSCQFSEGPAVARAG; encoded by the coding sequence ATGAGCAGTGAGACGAGATGGCTGAGCACCGAGGAGTCGGCCGCGTGGGTGCGCCTCGTCGCGCTCACCGAACTGCTGCCGAACGCGCTCGACACGCAGCTCCTGCGTGACGCCGGCCTCACGCACTTCGAGTACGGCGCCCTCATGGCGCTCGCCGGCGCGCCCGACCGCACGATGCGCATGACCGCGCTCGCCGCGCGCACCAACGCGACACTCCCCCGCCTCTCGCACGTCGCCCGGCGACTCGAGGAGCGCGGGCTCATCCGCCGGTTCCCCTGCCCCGAGGATCGCCGAGCCACGAACGCGACCGTCACCGACGCGGGCCTCGACCTGATCGCCCAGGCCGCACCCGGTCACGTCGAGACCGTGCGCTCGAGCGTGCTCGACGTGCTCAGCCCCGAGCAGCTCGGACAGCTCTACGAGATCGCCGGCGCGGTGCTCACGCGACTCGACCCCGACGAGCGCCTCACCGCGACCTCGTGCCAGTTCAGCGAGGGCCCCGCGGTCGCTCGCGCGGGCTGA
- a CDS encoding NADPH-dependent F420 reductase gives MTTVSIIGSGNMGNAIGAIVAAGGNTVEFIGRDTADTINGDIVVLAVPHPALDEIVATRGAQLAGKIVVDITNPLNFETFDSLVAPADGSRASELAEALPESRVLKAFNTNFAATLATKSVGGQPTTVLIAGDDDLAKQQLADVVRAGGVAAVDAGRLGRARELEALGFLQLTLAVQEKTGWDAGFALVS, from the coding sequence ATGACCACCGTCAGCATCATCGGATCCGGCAACATGGGCAACGCGATCGGAGCCATCGTGGCCGCCGGCGGCAACACCGTCGAGTTCATCGGTCGCGACACGGCCGACACGATCAACGGCGACATCGTCGTGCTCGCCGTGCCGCACCCCGCGCTCGACGAGATCGTCGCGACCCGCGGCGCACAGCTCGCCGGCAAGATCGTCGTCGACATCACGAACCCGCTGAACTTCGAGACCTTCGACTCGCTCGTCGCGCCCGCCGACGGATCGCGGGCGAGCGAACTCGCCGAAGCGCTGCCCGAGTCCCGCGTGCTCAAGGCGTTCAACACGAACTTCGCCGCGACGCTCGCGACGAAGTCGGTCGGCGGCCAGCCGACGACCGTGCTCATCGCGGGCGACGACGACCTCGCCAAGCAGCAGCTCGCCGACGTCGTGCGTGCCGGCGGCGTCGCCGCGGTCGACGCCGGCCGCCTCGGCCGGGCGCGAGAGCTCGAAGCGCTCGGCTTCCTCCAGCTCACGCTCGCGGTGCAGGAGAAGACCGGCTGGGACGCCGGGTTCGCCCTCGTCTCCTGA
- a CDS encoding MBL fold metallo-hydrolase, with the protein MDEPAAPGEQATPFTRLLLAPNAGPMTLGGTNSYVLRAPGASSVVIVDPGPDDHGHLSRLASAGRVELVLVTHHHADHVEGLDAFHRMTDAPVRAIDPVHCFAAEPLTDSELVVAAGLEIHVLATPGHTADSACFVLAGDGDFGSVLTGDTILGAGTTIIADPDGSLGPYLHSLGRLRALGAPGPTTVLPGHGPVLPDLTAVCDAYLTHRAERLEQVRGALRQLGDDASTEAVTDVVYFDTDASVRSAAEASVRAQLRYLRGIA; encoded by the coding sequence ATGGATGAGCCCGCAGCACCCGGCGAGCAGGCCACCCCGTTCACCCGGCTCCTGCTCGCACCGAACGCCGGCCCGATGACCCTCGGCGGCACGAACTCCTACGTGCTGCGCGCGCCGGGCGCGAGCAGTGTCGTCATCGTCGACCCCGGTCCCGACGACCACGGGCACCTCAGCCGGCTCGCGAGCGCCGGTCGGGTCGAGCTCGTGCTCGTCACGCACCACCACGCCGACCACGTCGAGGGGCTCGACGCGTTCCATCGCATGACGGATGCCCCGGTGCGCGCGATCGACCCCGTACACTGCTTCGCCGCCGAGCCACTCACCGACAGCGAGCTCGTCGTGGCCGCCGGCCTCGAGATCCACGTGCTCGCCACCCCCGGGCATACCGCCGACTCGGCGTGCTTCGTGCTCGCGGGCGACGGCGACTTCGGGTCGGTGCTCACGGGCGACACCATCCTCGGCGCGGGCACGACGATCATCGCCGATCCCGACGGCTCGCTCGGGCCCTACCTCCACTCGCTCGGCCGGCTCCGCGCGCTCGGCGCGCCGGGGCCCACGACGGTGCTCCCCGGACACGGTCCGGTGCTGCCCGATCTCACGGCGGTCTGCGACGCCTATCTCACCCACCGTGCCGAACGTCTCGAGCAGGTGCGCGGCGCCTTGCGCCAGCTCGGCGACGACGCGTCGACCGAGGCGGTCACCGACGTCGTGTACTTCGACACGGATGCCTCGGTGCGAAGCGCAGCCGAGGCATCCGTTCGAGCGCAGCTCAGGTACCTGCGCGGCATCGCCTGA
- a CDS encoding NUDIX hydrolase — protein sequence MDSELESLTDPKATGSAATVVLLRDGERGLEVLLAERPHDRGSFAGAWVFPGGAVDPADAAGGAFDSEDAALRAAVRETREEIGLELDRRELVPFSRWTPPKNSPKQLTTTFFAVRVPEGEIRPAPDEVAAVEWVRPVDALERHAAGSMTLWPPTWVTLHGLVHAASVDEALAELRSGEVRPYIAKRSDDGRTILWQDDDEYDTPRRRG from the coding sequence ATGGACAGCGAGCTCGAATCCCTGACCGATCCGAAGGCGACCGGCTCAGCGGCAACCGTGGTGCTGTTGCGCGACGGCGAGCGCGGGCTCGAGGTGCTCCTCGCCGAGCGCCCCCACGACCGCGGCTCGTTCGCCGGAGCCTGGGTTTTCCCGGGCGGCGCGGTCGACCCGGCGGATGCCGCCGGCGGGGCCTTCGACTCCGAAGACGCCGCGCTCCGTGCCGCCGTGCGCGAGACGCGAGAGGAGATCGGGCTTGAGCTCGACCGCCGCGAACTCGTGCCCTTCTCGCGATGGACGCCGCCGAAGAACTCGCCGAAGCAGCTCACCACCACGTTCTTCGCGGTGCGCGTCCCCGAGGGCGAGATCCGGCCCGCGCCCGACGAGGTCGCCGCGGTCGAGTGGGTGCGCCCCGTCGACGCACTCGAACGGCACGCGGCCGGCAGCATGACCCTGTGGCCGCCGACGTGGGTCACCCTGCACGGCCTGGTGCACGCGGCATCCGTCGACGAGGCCCTCGCCGAGCTCCGCAGCGGCGAGGTGCGCCCCTACATCGCGAAGCGAAGCGACGACGGCCGCACCATCCTCTGGCAGGACGACGACGAGTACGACACCCCGCGTCGCCGAGGGTAA
- a CDS encoding phytoene desaturase family protein: MTDVTVVGSGPNGLVAAVIAARAGLSVRVLEGASTIGGGLRTAELTLPGFWHDVCSAVHPAGLASPVFRKLGLLDRVEWVVPELSYAHPLDGGRAGLAWRDLDRTVEGLGADGPAWRRLVAPLLARSRGVIDFTGSQLLRVPRDPIAALRFGLRSLEQGTALWNTRFRGDIAPALFTGVVAHAAGGTPTLASAGAGLLLAMHAHGAGWGFPVGGSQVLADALADELRARGGEIVTDVPVTSLDEVSDSRAVLLDTAPALLFTADLPSGYARALRRYRYGSGVAKVDFALDGPVPWANPEVGLAPTVHLGGSRAEIAAAENAVARGHQPGITSGGSGGGPEHPYILVTQPSIADPSRAPAGKHVLWAYTHVPAGSTLDATELVTAEVERFAPGFRDLVLASASSSATELAAYNPNYVGGDIYAGELTMAQLVKRPVVSTAPWRTPVDGVYLCSSATPPGPAVHGMNGWWAAKLALRERFGIG; the protein is encoded by the coding sequence GTGACCGACGTCACGGTCGTCGGCAGCGGGCCCAACGGGCTCGTCGCGGCCGTCATCGCCGCCCGCGCCGGACTGTCGGTGCGCGTGCTCGAGGGTGCGTCCACGATCGGTGGCGGCCTGCGCACAGCCGAGCTCACGCTGCCCGGATTCTGGCACGACGTGTGCTCGGCGGTGCATCCGGCCGGCCTCGCGTCGCCCGTCTTCCGCAAGCTCGGTCTGCTCGACCGGGTCGAGTGGGTCGTGCCCGAGCTCTCGTACGCGCACCCGCTCGACGGCGGCCGCGCCGGACTCGCTTGGCGCGACCTCGACCGCACCGTCGAGGGGCTCGGCGCCGACGGCCCCGCGTGGCGCCGGCTGGTCGCGCCGCTCCTCGCGCGCTCGCGCGGCGTCATCGACTTCACGGGCTCGCAGCTGCTGCGGGTGCCGCGCGACCCGATCGCCGCACTCCGGTTCGGGCTGCGCTCGCTCGAGCAGGGCACCGCTCTGTGGAACACGCGCTTCCGCGGCGACATCGCACCCGCGCTCTTCACGGGCGTGGTCGCACACGCGGCCGGCGGCACGCCCACGCTCGCGTCGGCCGGTGCCGGGCTGCTGCTCGCGATGCACGCGCACGGCGCGGGCTGGGGGTTCCCCGTCGGCGGCTCGCAGGTGCTCGCCGACGCGCTCGCCGACGAGCTCCGCGCGCGCGGCGGCGAAATCGTGACGGATGTCCCGGTCACCTCCCTCGACGAGGTGAGCGATTCCCGCGCCGTCCTGCTCGACACCGCACCCGCGCTCCTGTTCACCGCCGACCTCCCGTCCGGCTACGCCCGCGCGTTGCGGCGCTACCGCTACGGTTCGGGCGTCGCGAAGGTCGACTTCGCCCTCGACGGACCGGTTCCGTGGGCGAACCCCGAGGTGGGGCTCGCGCCGACGGTGCACCTCGGCGGGTCCCGCGCCGAGATCGCGGCGGCCGAGAACGCCGTCGCACGCGGACACCAGCCCGGGATCACGAGCGGGGGCTCGGGCGGCGGGCCGGAGCATCCGTACATCCTCGTGACGCAGCCGAGCATCGCCGACCCCAGCCGCGCGCCCGCGGGCAAGCACGTGCTCTGGGCCTACACGCACGTACCCGCGGGCTCGACGCTCGACGCGACCGAGCTCGTCACCGCCGAAGTCGAGCGGTTCGCGCCCGGGTTCCGCGACCTCGTACTCGCGTCGGCGTCGAGCTCGGCGACCGAGCTGGCCGCCTACAACCCGAACTACGTGGGCGGCGACATCTACGCCGGCGAGCTGACGATGGCGCAGCTCGTGAAGCGGCCGGTCGTGTCGACGGCCCCGTGGCGCACGCCCGTCGACGGCGTCTACCTCTGCTCGAGCGCGACACCGCCCGGCCCGGCCGTGCACGGCATGAACGGGTGGTGGGCGGCGAAGCTCGCGCTGCGCGAGCGGTTCGGCATCGGCTGA
- a CDS encoding lipase maturation factor family protein produces the protein MDWTGWFDAHDYEIARQVLQRGVAALAFVAFLSTLNQFRPLLGEHGLLPVPELLRLARRLRGPSLFRWGYSDRRLVAVAVAGLVFAASVVIGLPQLGPPWVPLLVFLALWVLYLSIVNVGQTFYGFGWEMLLCEALFTVAFLGSNDQPPPLAVIVAIWWLVFRLEFGAGMIKIRGGSEWRDLTALTYHHETQPMPNPLSRQAHLLPRWFHKGEVLGNHFAQLIVPFLLFVPGPVGSAAATVVILTQLWLIVTGNFAWLNWITVVLAASAITDPAWHWLIPAIPANLGTDASTTPLWWFAIVAAVTVLLLVLSVRPVQNLFSRRQLMNASFNRWMLVNAYGAFGTVTKRRIEIVVEGTLAETPGEGAEWREYGFKGKPGDVRAVPRQWAPYHLRLDWLMWFLPLGRMWEPWFEAFLLRLLEADAPTLRLLRSDPFGGSPPRWVRARAYRYRFATRAEYRETGERWVRTLQGDVIPPTGLR, from the coding sequence GTGGACTGGACCGGCTGGTTCGACGCGCACGACTACGAGATCGCTCGCCAGGTGCTGCAGCGCGGGGTGGCGGCGCTCGCCTTCGTCGCGTTCCTCTCGACGCTGAACCAGTTCCGGCCGTTGCTCGGCGAGCACGGGCTGCTGCCGGTTCCCGAGCTGCTGCGGCTCGCTCGGCGCCTGCGCGGCCCGAGCCTCTTCCGCTGGGGGTACTCCGACCGGCGGCTCGTCGCCGTCGCGGTGGCCGGGCTCGTGTTCGCGGCATCCGTCGTCATCGGACTCCCGCAGCTGGGCCCGCCGTGGGTGCCGCTCCTCGTCTTCCTCGCGCTGTGGGTGCTCTATCTCTCGATCGTGAACGTCGGCCAGACGTTCTACGGCTTCGGCTGGGAGATGCTGCTCTGCGAGGCGCTCTTCACCGTCGCGTTCCTCGGCTCGAACGACCAGCCGCCACCGCTCGCGGTCATCGTCGCGATCTGGTGGCTCGTGTTCCGCCTCGAGTTCGGGGCGGGCATGATCAAGATCCGCGGCGGCTCGGAGTGGCGCGACCTCACGGCGCTCACGTACCACCACGAGACGCAGCCGATGCCGAATCCGCTGAGCCGCCAGGCGCACCTGCTGCCGAGGTGGTTCCACAAGGGCGAGGTGCTCGGCAATCACTTCGCGCAGCTCATCGTCCCGTTCCTGCTCTTCGTGCCCGGGCCCGTGGGGTCGGCGGCCGCGACGGTGGTGATCCTCACGCAGCTCTGGCTCATCGTCACCGGCAACTTCGCGTGGCTCAACTGGATCACCGTCGTGCTCGCGGCATCCGCCATCACCGACCCGGCCTGGCACTGGCTCATCCCGGCGATTCCTGCGAACCTCGGCACGGATGCCTCGACCACGCCCCTCTGGTGGTTCGCCATCGTCGCCGCGGTGACGGTGCTGCTGCTCGTGCTGAGCGTGCGGCCCGTGCAGAACCTGTTCTCCCGGCGGCAGCTCATGAACGCGTCGTTCAACCGGTGGATGCTCGTGAACGCCTACGGCGCCTTCGGCACGGTGACGAAGCGGCGCATCGAGATCGTCGTCGAGGGCACCCTCGCCGAGACACCCGGCGAGGGTGCCGAGTGGCGCGAGTACGGCTTCAAGGGCAAGCCGGGCGATGTTCGCGCGGTGCCGCGGCAATGGGCGCCGTACCACCTGCGCCTCGACTGGCTGATGTGGTTCCTGCCGCTCGGGCGCATGTGGGAGCCGTGGTTCGAGGCGTTCCTGCTGCGGCTGCTCGAGGCGGATGCCCCGACGCTGCGCCTGCTCCGCAGCGACCCGTTCGGCGGCTCGCCGCCGCGCTGGGTGCGCGCCCGGGCCTACCGCTACCGCTTCGCGACCCGTGCGGAGTACCGCGAGACGGGCGAGCGGTGGGTGCGCACGCTGCAGGGCGACGTGATTCCGCCCACCGGCCTGCGTTGA
- a CDS encoding MDR family MFS transporter, with protein sequence MLSTGLIAIDATILATAVPSIVADIGGFAQFPWLFSIYLLAQAVSVPVYSKLADTVGRKPIMLIGIGLFLVGSVLCGFAWDMTSLIVFRAVQGLGAGAVLPVSITITGDIYSVRERARVQGYIASVWAVSSVLGPTLGGLFAEFASWRWIFWVNIPLCVIAALMLLRAYHEKVGRENHRIDVAGATVLTVALTLLILAVLEGGQAWAWDSWQSIAAFTVGGLLLVAFALIERRAAEPVLPLWLFSRRLIVTTSLISLGVGAVLIGLTSYVPTFLEVSAGTSPLISGLAVAALTLGWPIAASQSGRLFLRIGFRRTALIGLAVAVLGAASLVVVSFTPNPWTAALACFIVGLGLGLVASPTLIAAQSSVPWTERGVVTGANMFLRSVGSAVGVAIFGAVANGVIARSGLGEHSPVAIQSASTAVFIAVLVAAFATIAGGLAMPQAHVDDVEHRPVESTAVDEH encoded by the coding sequence ATGCTCTCGACCGGGCTCATCGCGATCGATGCGACGATCCTCGCGACGGCGGTGCCGTCGATCGTGGCCGACATCGGCGGGTTCGCGCAGTTCCCGTGGCTCTTCTCCATCTACCTGCTCGCGCAGGCGGTCTCGGTGCCGGTCTACTCGAAGCTCGCCGACACCGTCGGCCGCAAGCCGATCATGCTCATCGGCATCGGCTTGTTCCTGGTGGGCTCGGTGCTGTGCGGGTTCGCCTGGGACATGACCTCGCTCATCGTGTTCCGCGCCGTGCAGGGGCTCGGCGCCGGTGCCGTGCTGCCGGTCTCGATCACCATCACCGGCGACATCTACTCCGTTCGCGAGCGGGCTCGCGTCCAGGGCTACATCGCGAGCGTCTGGGCCGTCTCGTCGGTGTTGGGCCCCACGCTCGGCGGGCTCTTCGCGGAGTTCGCCTCGTGGCGCTGGATCTTCTGGGTGAACATCCCCCTCTGCGTCATCGCGGCCCTGATGCTCCTCCGGGCGTACCACGAGAAGGTCGGCCGCGAGAACCACCGCATCGATGTGGCCGGCGCGACCGTGCTGACCGTGGCGCTCACGCTGCTGATCCTCGCGGTGCTCGAGGGCGGGCAGGCCTGGGCGTGGGATTCGTGGCAGTCGATCGCCGCCTTCACCGTCGGCGGCCTGCTGCTCGTCGCGTTCGCGCTCATCGAGCGGCGTGCGGCCGAGCCCGTGCTGCCGCTCTGGCTCTTCTCCCGGCGCCTCATCGTGACGACGTCGCTCATCTCCCTCGGCGTCGGCGCCGTGCTCATCGGCCTCACCTCGTACGTGCCGACCTTCCTCGAGGTCTCGGCGGGCACCTCGCCGCTGATCTCGGGGCTCGCGGTCGCCGCACTCACGCTCGGCTGGCCGATCGCGGCCTCGCAGTCGGGCCGACTGTTCCTCCGCATCGGCTTCCGCCGCACCGCGCTCATCGGCCTCGCGGTCGCCGTGCTCGGAGCGGCGTCGCTCGTGGTCGTCTCCTTCACGCCGAATCCGTGGACGGCCGCGCTCGCGTGCTTCATCGTCGGCCTCGGGTTGGGACTCGTCGCCTCCCCGACGCTCATCGCGGCGCAGTCGTCGGTGCCGTGGACCGAGCGCGGGGTCGTCACCGGAGCCAACATGTTCCTCCGCTCGGTCGGCAGTGCCGTTGGCGTCGCGATCTTCGGTGCCGTCGCGAACGGCGTCATCGCCCGCTCGGGCCTCGGGGAGCACTCCCCCGTGGCGATCCAGTCGGCATCGACAGCGGTGTTCATCGCGGTGCTCGTCGCCGCATTCGCGACGATCGCGGGTGGCCTCGCCATGCCACAGGCGCACGTCGACGACGTGGAGCACCGCCCGGTGGAGAGCACCGCCGTCGACGAGCACTGA
- a CDS encoding AI-2E family transporter yields MAPTPPPAAQVTTSSESRAPELKIRAFRIGFVGALGVLLAVLLGGIVGQLGTVILYVALALFLALGLDPVVSWLQRREMPRWLAILLVFVIVIGVFVGLIATIVPIIVQQTTKIVEDWDSIVENVQNSDFVAWLNNLSGSGQAIQDAIASAGDWLADPQNLGSLGGGILAVGAGIAGGFTGAVIVLILTLYFLASLDSMRRYAARFVPASSRGSYREVSEEITGSVGRYVIGQVSLAAINGVLSLIYLSIIGAPAPILLAFIAFLFSLVPLVGTLTGAIIISLVCFAASPETALAAGIYYLIYMQVEAYVLSPRIMNRAVAVPGALVVIAAVAGGTLGGVLGALVAIPIAASLIIIMEKVVFPRQDAI; encoded by the coding sequence GTGGCTCCCACACCGCCCCCGGCTGCCCAGGTCACGACATCCAGCGAGTCGCGTGCACCCGAGCTGAAGATCCGCGCGTTCCGCATCGGCTTCGTCGGGGCGCTCGGCGTGCTGCTCGCCGTGCTGCTCGGCGGCATCGTCGGACAGCTCGGCACCGTCATCCTCTACGTCGCGCTCGCGCTGTTCCTCGCGCTCGGCCTCGACCCGGTCGTGAGCTGGCTGCAGCGTCGCGAGATGCCTCGATGGCTCGCGATCCTCCTCGTCTTCGTCATCGTGATCGGCGTCTTCGTGGGCCTCATCGCGACGATCGTGCCGATCATCGTGCAGCAGACCACGAAGATCGTCGAGGACTGGGACTCGATCGTCGAGAACGTGCAGAACAGCGACTTCGTGGCCTGGCTCAACAACCTGAGCGGCAGCGGTCAGGCGATCCAAGACGCCATCGCCTCCGCCGGCGACTGGCTCGCCGACCCCCAGAACCTCGGCTCGCTCGGCGGCGGCATCCTCGCCGTGGGGGCCGGAATCGCCGGTGGCTTCACCGGCGCGGTGATCGTGCTCATCCTCACCCTGTACTTCCTCGCCTCCCTCGACTCGATGCGCCGCTACGCGGCCCGCTTCGTGCCGGCGAGCTCGCGCGGCTCGTATCGCGAGGTCTCCGAGGAGATCACCGGCTCGGTCGGCCGCTACGTGATCGGCCAGGTGAGCCTCGCCGCCATCAACGGCGTGCTGAGCCTCATCTACCTGTCGATCATCGGCGCGCCGGCGCCCATCCTGCTGGCCTTCATCGCGTTCCTGTTCTCACTCGTGCCGCTCGTGGGAACCCTGACAGGCGCCATCATCATCTCGCTCGTGTGCTTCGCCGCCTCGCCCGAGACCGCGCTCGCCGCGGGCATCTACTACCTGATCTACATGCAGGTCGAGGCCTACGTGCTCAGCCCTCGCATCATGAACCGTGCGGTCGCGGTGCCCGGCGCGCTCGTCGTCATCGCCGCCGTCGCCGGCGGCACGCTCGGCGGAGTGCTCGGTGCCCTGGTCGCGATCCCGATCGCCGCGTCGCTCATCATCATCATGGAGAAGGTCGTCTTCCCCAGGCAGGACGCGATCTAG
- a CDS encoding sugar ABC transporter permease, translating to MTTQGTVPTSEAAPDPGVGDLIGSGQEGGVGDQVRAWWQRVRSGEMGALPAVGGFIVLSVMFSILSPFFLTERNFANLMTQAATLVMLGMALVFVILLGEIDLSAGVTAGVTMCIFIVLVNVQGFNWIVALAIAFATGIAIGTFIGFFVARVGIPSFVVTLGLFLGLQGLELMIIGSGGLYRVQIPEILAIQNSNMPPWAGWAMLVVILAVSAGTSFWDRARRARAGVPNRTIALVWIKLGVIAALGGTVVFILNQDRGQSIRAVQGVPIVVPIVLVILWIGTFVLDRTRYGRYIYAIGGNAEAARRAGIKVVLIRWTAFIVCSSLAVVAGLFSISKVGSVDAAAGRDLVLSGVAAAVVGGVSLFGGRGRLLHAAIGALVIAVITNGLGLLNLPAGVNYAVTGGVLILAATVDAVSRHRAGGAVLRT from the coding sequence ATGACCACGCAAGGCACGGTCCCGACCTCCGAGGCCGCCCCGGATCCGGGCGTCGGCGACCTCATCGGCAGCGGCCAGGAGGGCGGCGTCGGCGATCAGGTGCGCGCCTGGTGGCAGCGCGTGCGCAGTGGCGAGATGGGCGCGCTGCCCGCGGTCGGCGGGTTCATCGTGCTCAGCGTCATGTTCTCGATCCTGAGCCCGTTCTTCCTGACCGAACGCAACTTCGCCAACCTCATGACGCAAGCGGCGACGCTCGTCATGCTCGGCATGGCCCTCGTGTTCGTCATCCTGCTCGGCGAGATCGACCTGTCGGCCGGGGTCACCGCCGGCGTGACGATGTGCATCTTCATCGTTCTTGTCAACGTGCAGGGCTTCAACTGGATCGTCGCCCTCGCGATCGCGTTCGCGACCGGCATCGCGATCGGCACCTTCATCGGCTTCTTCGTCGCAAGGGTGGGCATCCCGTCATTCGTGGTGACCCTCGGCCTCTTCCTGGGGCTGCAGGGCCTCGAGCTCATGATCATCGGCTCGGGCGGCCTCTACCGCGTGCAGATCCCCGAGATCCTCGCCATCCAGAACAGCAACATGCCGCCGTGGGCGGGGTGGGCCATGCTCGTCGTCATCCTCGCGGTGTCGGCCGGCACCTCGTTCTGGGATCGGGCACGCCGGGCACGTGCCGGCGTCCCCAATCGCACCATCGCACTCGTGTGGATCAAGCTCGGCGTCATCGCGGCGCTCGGCGGCACCGTCGTGTTCATCCTCAACCAGGACCGAGGGCAGTCCATTCGAGCCGTGCAGGGCGTCCCCATCGTCGTGCCGATCGTGCTCGTGATCCTGTGGATCGGCACGTTCGTGCTCGACCGCACTCGATACGGCCGCTACATCTACGCGATCGGCGGCAACGCCGAGGCCGCCCGCCGCGCGGGCATCAAGGTCGTCCTCATCCGCTGGACGGCGTTCATCGTGTGCTCCTCGCTCGCGGTCGTCGCCGGCCTCTTCTCCATCAGCAAGGTCGGGTCGGTGGATGCCGCGGCCGGGCGCGACCTCGTGCTGAGCGGCGTCGCGGCGGCCGTCGTCGGCGGAGTGAGCCTCTTCGGCGGACGCGGGCGCCTGCTGCACGCCGCCATCGGCGCGCTCGTGATCGCGGTGATCACGAACGGGCTGGGCCTGCTCAACCTGCCCGCCGGCGTCAACTACGCGGTCACGGGCGGCGTGCTCATCCTCGCGGCCACGGTCGACGCGGTGTCGCGGCACCGGGCGGGCGGCGCGGTGCTCCGCACCTGA